The sequence tgttaAAGAGCATCTAACTAATATCTTTGGAAATGAAGGACAAAAGCATCTGAACCAGAAAATCTaccagattttgaaaatactacCAGGAGGTgtgggaattgaaaaaaaaacggagctATAAAGTCAAAggtgaaatatgaaaatgcaGTTTATTTAGCTGAGAACTTTGGAAGTTGGACGTTTGTGCATATTGGAGAAGATTCAGATAACTAACATCTTTTTTTGGCAGATGGTTCTCCTGCCTCGGTAGCATTACTGAAATTTATGATTTCTTTATTGATTAATgatagaaaagttgaaaaaattctacggggctacttaaaaataaaaataaaaaacttgtttactggaaaaatacaaaaggcatactttttgtttcaaaatcttttgaaCCAAAATCATCACCAAAACgcgaagaaaattgagaaaaaagtgtgggaaattttcacaaagcttttgtttcgaaaagcttcacaaatcacagtttttttgaagggacaaaaaatatatcaacatatttttcaagtcTGACCCTTATTGAACTtgaattaaacaatttaaaaaaccccACTTTTCTTTCTTCTCGTCATCTCTGTGTGTATTTTGATTTTGGTCCCGTTTTTTCATTGTTGGCGTCGCCAATTGTGTGGAGAGCCTGAAACTTGAATACTACGTATATGCGCATAATCTGAGGTTTTTGGAACATGATTTCAGAATACTAAGCTTGTCAAGAAGTGCGATTGTTTATACAGGTGTTGGgtttgatttttgaggttGATATTCGAAATAGAGTGTTTAAATAAGTTATAGAATGGGGACAATCGATGATTAAAATCCTTTAACCCTGCGTTTgagtacaattttttttcgaaacggAGTCATGCCATGTGTgttctattttgtttttttagtaatttcaACAAGATCACATTTCTACAAAATGGTCTTGCCACGCGCGCTCCTTAaaagttgatatttttatttaatggaTACGTTTTTaatgtgttttgaaaaatgcaatttttagaaatatgaactttgatttttttaaacatgatttttcagaagtatacatacaaattattttcaaaatgaatgcAAAGTGAGCGGTGCCACTGgttttcatagaaaaactATTACATACATAAAACGCTTAATTTACAGAATTTACAGTTCAACTGTCGATTTACGCATTTATGTTTTgacacaaatttttaaatctgaaaatgagacTCACATTGGTCCAGTATACGTCGGAGGGACTTTCAAGTCTGCAGGTGTGTCTAGATTCGATACAAACGGATCGATGTCCATTTCGATAACTGCCTTTTCGCCAAACATTATGCTGCGACGTTGAGAGCTATTCATGATGTGGTGCTCTCTTACTGAGGAAGCATGAAAAATGAGGATGAATATGTAGGGGCAGTTTCCGAAGGAGAAGAGCGGCGAAGGGGAAAAGTTGTTTCTTGAAAAGAAGTATGGATGAATGTATGCGAAATGTAAACgaagaaaaggcaaaaaaggAGGGGGAGTAAAAAAGGAAtgaagcgaaaaaaaatgaaaaaaggaagaagaaaaagagagaaatgaaaaattcatgtGCTGAACACAGACTGAGCGAAAGATTGAGTAGATCAACTTGGctggaaaattggtgaaaattaAGCTGTCACttgtaaattggaaaaagggGGCGGTAGTGAACAGACTTTTCAGCTGGGAACAATGTCTTTGGTTTAGAATATTTTGTTTAGTGTTCAACATATTTAGTTTGTGTCTATCAAAACTAAGTAAAATTAGAGATCATCACTGTTgtcaggattactgtagactgacttaaaacttttataaccttcttttctgaaatatttaaacgaaattttcaGCGTTCTTCCTATAGGTTTtgtcaattgaaaaacaacaGCCAGCATATCCTGTTTTCTAAATtgggaaatgttttttggctTGCTGTCTTTTTGtgatgtcaaaaaaatttaattttgcacATCTTtaggaaaattagatttttgcactttttggaaaGGTTTCAGATTCAGTAAGTAGACGTTTCTAACTAACAGCTTATTGtctaaaaatgtaaatattataaattaagtacgtttttttttattgagctACGTTACAGTTTTAAATGACGATACCCCATCTTCAACTACTGCTTTACAAGGGAACTCTTGTGAGCAATTGGTTTTGCTAAGAGCACTCAAGTTTTATTACTTTTGGTTAATAGTTCCTTTGACaaaaagtgtgtttttttttcaaaagcaataccaactttttaataaatggtattcgaaaaacaaaaaaaaactctgctGGTCCACATTTAAGAAACAAATGCTAACCCCTATTaagaaaagtatttttctagaaaatgtcTAACCACTCTGTTTTTTGCATAACCTCATAGGACAATACGCGAGAGATAAGAGAAACAGAGAGGAAAAGCCTAGCTCATCACAATTGCAGTTCCACGTGAAACCCTGGGACCCTTGAAAATCATAGATCGGAAGCCTTTACTGCCCAGTTCCTCGTTACAACTTGAAAACAACTGTGATAATCGGGGCTAGGCAAACGAGAGAAAAAGCAATACACAAACAAAACTtctgtttttcttcttcttctcatttgTTCTCTCTTTTTAATGTGCCTGCTGAATTTATGTAGAATATCATTAGCAATGCAGagaaaacttattgaaaaatgaatgccAAACAACTCAGCGTATGATTAATAGTGATGTTGTAATATTCTGATGTTCGTTGACTAACGAGCTAATACGACTGATCATAAGATTAGATGAGACAATCTTACAATGtttaataaaatgaaatgCTCATGTCTAGAAAGTGACATTTacattgatttaaaaaaaacgattttcagtTGATTCTAACACACATATCTAGAATGTAATCTACGATGAAAACCGATACCAAATATCCTAAATGAAAcacttcgaaatttttagtcaaaaaattggcaaattgtcaattctcaaaatatttggatttttaaagaaacccTGGACACTGTTGCAAAATTATAACAGTACAGTgatttgataaaacaaaattttaaaattaaacaaattaaaacataaaacacAAATAATTTTGTGGATGACGTTTGAGCAtttcaaataacaaaaaaattggctcttaaattaaattataatgatttaaaaatttacttttcaattttctgtttccATATTATCAATTTACGCTGGAAGATTTCTTTAAATAtctaatcgaaaatttgggagtttgaaaataatccGTATTATCTAAcataagaaagaaaaaaacgaaaatatcaAATGAGCACACTCACTAGTaagttgaaagaaaattgaaaaaagggagaaaataacaacaaaaaagtaattgaatagtgaccaaaaaacaaaagtgtGAAGTTACCAGACAAAATTCTGTGAAACAGAAATGAATGTAATAAAACAAATGAGGGGCGAGGAACGAACACATAAAGAAACTAGACTAACCGAAAATAAAGAAACTAGACTaaccgaaaatcgataataccAATCATTTTTACTCACGTGTCGACGTCACCAACATTTTGTCACGTTTCGCAACAATCGACCTTGCTACAGTGTTTTCGCAGCGAAGCTCGGTCaacaaacatttcgaaaaCCAATGCGTGAAGAGAAGTCGGCCAGAAATAGAAACGTATACAAAAAAGGCGAAAcagctttcaaataaaacaatattttgaatacaaaattGCGAAGAACTGAAACTGAGAAATTGTAC comes from Caenorhabditis elegans chromosome X and encodes:
- the C49F8.1 gene encoding Miff domain-containing protein (Partially confirmed by transcript evidence) — protein: MNSSQRRSIMFGEKAVIEMDIDPFVSNLDTPADLKVPPTYTGPMLSTQLATPTMKKRDQNQNTHRDDEKKENNATEAGEPSAKKRC